The following are from one region of the Paenibacillus sabinae T27 genome:
- a CDS encoding MFS transporter, translating to MGNALVKREDALLETPPNITLKEKIGYGFGDFASQLLFAAAMTFLSYFYTDIIGINAAIIGTLMLITRILDAFIDLGIGALIDKTKSKHGKARPWLLWMSGPFALSGILLFTVPDANATITIVYVYFTYILMNFIYSSINVPYGVLNSMMTQDAYQRSLLNIFRMILATMGALLINYFTLPLVKAFGGGQQGWVFSFVLFGLLGTFFFLITFFSTKETVTPSVVQKPIPFKRAFGALLRNKYWKLILGFAIVYFINNSIGTGMNVYYARYVLHDADLVGVLGLSLLAPSLLGYAILSPVVKRIGKRNSSIIGSLLLIVGSIVIAVSPANLAVVCSGLMIKALGHAAILGTFFAMLADTIEYGEWKTGMRTEGLVYSAGSFGTKAGGGLGAAFIGWSLAIGGYVGGQASISVSALASIHFMFIYFPIILALLQIVFLAFYKLDKIFPDIVEELQTVKSLN from the coding sequence ATGGGCAATGCGCTTGTAAAAAGAGAAGATGCTCTACTGGAAACACCGCCGAATATCACTTTGAAAGAAAAGATCGGTTACGGGTTTGGCGATTTTGCCAGTCAGCTTTTATTTGCCGCGGCAATGACTTTTCTATCCTATTTCTACACGGACATTATCGGGATTAATGCGGCTATTATTGGCACTTTGATGCTGATTACGCGTATCCTCGACGCCTTTATTGATCTTGGAATTGGCGCTCTGATCGACAAAACGAAAAGCAAGCATGGCAAGGCCCGCCCCTGGCTGCTCTGGATGTCCGGCCCGTTTGCCCTTTCGGGAATTCTCTTGTTCACCGTTCCGGATGCCAATGCGACCATCACAATTGTATACGTTTACTTTACCTATATCCTGATGAATTTCATTTATTCAAGCATCAATGTCCCGTACGGAGTCCTGAATTCGATGATGACTCAGGATGCATACCAGCGTTCACTGCTGAATATTTTCCGCATGATCCTGGCTACGATGGGCGCTTTGCTTATCAATTATTTTACACTGCCGCTTGTGAAAGCGTTTGGGGGTGGCCAACAAGGCTGGGTGTTCTCCTTTGTCCTGTTCGGATTGCTCGGCACCTTTTTCTTCCTTATAACATTCTTCAGCACCAAGGAAACGGTTACCCCGTCGGTTGTACAAAAGCCAATACCATTTAAACGTGCCTTCGGTGCGCTGCTTCGCAACAAATACTGGAAGCTGATTCTTGGATTTGCCATCGTCTACTTTATCAATAACTCCATCGGTACAGGCATGAACGTATACTACGCCCGCTATGTGCTGCATGACGCTGATCTGGTCGGGGTATTGGGATTATCCCTGCTTGCTCCTTCTCTGCTTGGCTATGCGATTCTATCGCCCGTTGTCAAACGGATCGGCAAACGCAATTCCTCTATTATTGGAAGCCTTTTATTAATCGTGGGCTCGATTGTCATTGCCGTAAGTCCGGCGAACCTTGCGGTTGTCTGCTCGGGACTGATGATCAAGGCGCTTGGCCATGCAGCTATCCTCGGCACCTTTTTCGCGATGCTGGCCGATACGATAGAATATGGAGAATGGAAGACCGGGATGCGGACCGAAGGACTGGTATACAGCGCGGGCAGCTTTGGAACGAAGGCGGGAGGCGGACTCGGGGCGGCGTTTATCGGCTGGAGCCTGGCTATTGGAGGATATGTCGGCGGTCAGGCTTCCATCAGCGTATCCGCTCTGGCGTCGATTCATTTCATGTTTATTTATTTCCCGATCATTTTGGCCCTTCTGCAAATCGTATTCCTGGCTTTTTATAAACTGGATAAGATTTTTCCGGATATTGTAGAAGAACTGCAGACTGTAAAATCTTTAAATTAA
- a CDS encoding LacI family DNA-binding transcriptional regulator gives MKITIKDVARMANVSISTVSRVINNSPTVGSDIRRRVLDVLEVTQFRPNAIARTLVKNTTSLIGVLLPEIKNNVLDDMVEGINQVARLYGFDVMIALSGGNEESELHYYNLFREMQASGIIVSASGIRDSLFDLTQASNIPCLLVGRDYREKSIPSVHVDNVSAAFEAVTYLIQQGHRDIAMLRGSTGDISAGNHRFQGYEQALHAAHLPIRPERVLESALSVEEGAAAMRKLYDSGPLPTAVFCATDRIAIGAMNFLAETGVKVPEQVSFFGFDDIDMTVIIRPKLSTVRYSASELGMVAARNLIKLIKGEELSAYHWSVSHQLQIRDSIARLN, from the coding sequence ATGAAAATTACTATAAAAGACGTTGCCAGAATGGCCAATGTCTCCATCTCTACCGTATCCCGGGTGATTAACAACAGCCCTACGGTTGGCAGCGACATTCGCCGGCGTGTGCTGGATGTGCTGGAGGTCACTCAATTTCGCCCAAACGCCATCGCCAGAACGCTGGTCAAGAATACTACTTCGTTAATAGGCGTACTGCTGCCGGAAATTAAAAATAATGTATTGGACGATATGGTTGAAGGGATTAATCAGGTCGCCCGGTTATATGGCTTTGACGTTATGATTGCGTTATCTGGAGGAAATGAGGAAAGCGAGCTTCACTACTACAATCTGTTCCGCGAAATGCAGGCCAGCGGAATCATAGTATCCGCGAGCGGTATCCGGGATTCTCTGTTCGATCTCACCCAGGCTTCGAATATCCCTTGCCTTCTGGTAGGCCGGGATTATCGCGAGAAGTCCATTCCTTCGGTCCATGTGGACAACGTGTCGGCCGCTTTTGAGGCGGTAACGTATCTGATCCAGCAAGGCCATCGCGACATTGCTATGCTGCGAGGCTCAACAGGCGATATCTCAGCAGGCAACCACCGGTTCCAAGGCTATGAACAGGCACTACACGCAGCTCATCTGCCCATTCGCCCCGAACGGGTACTCGAGAGCGCGCTATCGGTAGAAGAAGGAGCTGCCGCCATGCGTAAGCTTTATGATTCGGGGCCTTTGCCGACTGCCGTATTCTGCGCTACGGACCGGATCGCCATCGGCGCCATGAACTTTCTGGCGGAGACCGGGGTGAAGGTCCCGGAACAAGTCTCCTTCTTTGGCTTTGATGACATTGATATGACGGTCATTATCAGGCCCAAATTGTCAACGGTCCGGTATTCGGCATCCGAGCTTGGGATGGTTGCCGCGCGCAATCTCATCAAGCTCATTAAAGGAGAGGAACTGTCCGCTTACCATTGGTCCGTCTCGCATCAGCTGCAGATTCGCGACAGCATCGCCAGATTGAATTAA
- the cymR gene encoding cysteine metabolism transcriptional regulator CymR, whose product MKISTKGRYGLTIMMELAVRFGEGPTSLKSIAEKNGLSEHYLEQLIAPLRNAGLVKSIRGAYGGYILSREAANITAGDIIRVLEGPISPVDFTEEDDPAKRDLWLRIRDSIADVLDSTTLADLISFKEETHIDNYMFYI is encoded by the coding sequence TTGAAAATATCGACAAAAGGCCGATACGGATTAACGATCATGATGGAGCTCGCCGTCAGGTTTGGCGAAGGTCCAACATCTTTAAAAAGCATTGCCGAGAAAAACGGATTATCCGAGCATTATCTGGAGCAGCTGATTGCCCCCCTGCGCAACGCGGGCCTCGTCAAGAGTATTCGCGGCGCTTATGGCGGCTATATTTTGTCCCGTGAAGCAGCAAATATTACGGCCGGGGATATTATCCGCGTGCTGGAAGGCCCGATTTCTCCCGTGGACTTTACGGAAGAGGACGACCCGGCCAAGCGCGACCTGTGGCTGCGCATCCGCGACAGCATTGCCGATGTGCTGGACTCCACAACGCTGGCGGATCTGATCTCCTTCAAGGAAGAGACCCATATCGACAACTACATGTTTTATATCTGA